The DNA segment CCGTTCGGGAGGCCCGCCCTTGTTCCTAGCGCGACTCAGACCAGCGTCAGGGTCACGTCGATATTGCCGCGGGTGGCGTTGGAGTAGGGGCACACGATGTGGGCCTTGTCCACGATGGCACGGGCTTCCTCGTGGTCCAGGCCGGGGATGTCGATGCGCAGCTCCACCTCGATGCCGAAGCCGGTGGGAATGGCACCGATGCCCACGATGCCTTCGATGGAGGTGTCGGCCGGCAGCTTGTGCTTGTCGCGGGCGGCGACGAACTTCAGGGCACCGAGGAAGCAGGCCGAGTAACCGGCTGCGAACAGTTGCTCGGGGTTGGTGCCTTCGCCGCCGGCGCCGCCCAGTTCACGCGGGGTGGTCAGGCTGACGTCGAGTACGCCGTCGGAGGAGATGGCGCGGCCCTCACGGCCGCCGGTGGCTTCTGCAGAGGCGCGGTAGAGAACGGTTTCGATGCTCATGATGGTTTTCCTTTCAGTGGGGTTTCGAGTCTGTGGTGTACGTCAGTGGGTGTTTACTTGTTCACTAATGTTTTGTGCGCTAATCAAATCAACGAGGCAGAAGTTACTGCTGTGTTATTTTGTGCGCAAGTTATTTATTAGAGTATTTCGCGCTAACGCCGCTGTGTTGTGGTCATAAGCCGCTGGAATGCGCCATGAGTGGGATAGGTAGCGGAGCCGGCCCGGCGTTATGCTGCGTGCCGCCAACCGAGGCGATGGTCTATATGAATAAGAGCGGGTTCCCTTGATTATGTTGTTGCAATAACAAAATATTGTGTATTGCCTAGTGAATTTAAGTGGTTTGTTGCAGTATTGTGGTTTATATAAAAACAAATTCACCCGCTACCTGGAGTCGAATCCATGCATCCCCGCGTACTTGAGGTAACCGAGCGCCTGGTTGAACGCAGCCGAGCTACCCGCGAGCGCTACCTGGCGATGATTCACAAGGCGGCCAGCGACGGGCCGCAGCGCGGCAAACTGCAGTGCGCCAACTTCGCCCACGGGGTGGCCGGTTGCGGGGGCGGTGACAAGCAGCGCCTGCGCCTGATGGATTCGGCCAACGTGGCCATCGTCACCGCCTACAACGACATGCTCTCGGCCCACCAGCCCTACGAGGACTACCCGGAGAAGATCCGCCAGGCCCTGCGTGACATCGGCTCGGTAGGGCAGGTCGCCGGTGGCGTGCCGGCCATGTGCGACGGCGTCACCCAGGGCGAACCGGGCATGGAGCTGGGTATCGCCAGCCGCGAAGTGATCGCCATGTCCACCGCCGTGGCGCTGTCCCACAACATGTTCGACGCGGCGCTGTTCCTCGGTATCTGCGACAAGATCGTCCCCGGCCTGATGATGGGCGCCCTGCGCTTCGGCCACCTGCCGTCGATCTTCGTGCCTGCCGGTCCCATGCCGTCTGGCCTGTCGAACAAGGAAAAGGCCGATGTGCGCCAGCGCTACGCCGAAGGCAAGGCCAGCCGCGATGAGCTGCTGGAGTCGGAAATGAAGGCCTACCACAGCCCCGGCACCTGCACCTTCTACGGCACCGCCAACACCAACCAGATGCTCATGGAAGTGATGGGCCTGCATTTGCCGGGCGCCTCCTTCGTCAATCCGAATACCCCGTTGCGCGAGGCGCTGACCGTGGAAGCGGCGCGCCAGGCCACGCGCCTGACGAAGCAGGGTGGCCAGTTCTTGCCCATTGGCGAGATCGTCGACGAGCGCGTGCTGATCAACTCGATCGTGGCCCTGCACGCCACCGGCGGCTCCACCAACCACACCCTGCACATGCCGGCCATTGCCCAGGCAGCGGGCATCCAGCTCACCTGGCAGGACATGGCCGACCTCTCCGAAGTGGTGCCGACCCTGGCTCACGTCTATCCCAACGGCAAGGCCGACATCAACCACTTCCACGCCGCCGGTGGCGTCGCCTTCCTGGTGCGCGAACTGCTCGATGCCGGCCTGCTGCACGAAGACGTCAACACCGTCATGGGCCGTGGCTTGCGTCGCTACACCCAGGAGCCTTTCCTCGACGACGGCAAGCTGGTCTGGCGCGAAGGTCCGGCGGCCAGCCTCGACGACAGCATCCTGCGCCCGGTGGCACGGCCCTTCTCGCCAGAGGGCGGCTTGCGGGTCATGGAAGGCAACCTCGGGCGCGGTGTGATGAAAGTGTCCGCCGTGGCGCCCGAGCATCAGGTGGTGGAAGCGCCGGCACGGGTCTTCCATGACCAGCAGGCCCTGGCCGATGCCTTCACGGCCGGCGAGCTGGATCGCGACCTGGTGGCGGTAATGCGCTTCCAGGGGCCGCGCAGCAATGGCATGCCCGAGCTGCACAAGATGACCCCCTTCCTTGGTGTGCTGCAGGACCGCGGCTTCAAGGTCGCACTGGTCACCGACGGGCGCATGTCCGGTGCCTCGGGCAAGATTCCCGCAGCCATCCACGTCTGCCCGGAAGCCTTCGACGGCGGCCCGCTGGCGCGGGTGCGCGATGGCGACCTGGTGCGCGTGGACGGCACTACCGGCACCCTCGAAGTGCTGGTGGACGCCGCCGAGTTTGCATCGCGCGAACTGGCGCCGTGGGACCTCGAAGCCAATGTCGGCACCGGCCGCGAGCTGTTCGCCTTCATGCGCGAATCCTTCAGCACGGCCGAGCAGGGCGCCAGCGCCTTCACTCGCAACCTGGAGCGCCTGAAGTGAAGCTGGCGCTGGTTGGAGACATCGGTGGTACCAATGCGCGCTTCGCCCTGTGGCGCGACGAAAAACTGGAGTCGGTGCGCGTGCTGGCCACCGCCGACTTCGCCGGGCCGGAACAGGCGATCAGTCACTACCTGGCCGGGCTCGGCCTGGCGGGAGGCAGCCTGGGCGCAGTCTGCCTGGCAGTCGCTGGCCCGGTGGGTGGCGAGCATTTCCGCTTCACCAACAACCACTGGCGCCTCAGCCGCTCGGCCTTTTGCCGCACCTTGCAGGTGGACGAGCTGCTGCTGATCAACGATTTCTCCGCGATGGCCCTGGGCATGACCCGCCTGCGCGAGCACGAGAAGCTGCAGGTCTGCCCCGGCGTCGCCGACCCGGATAGCCCGGCGGTGGTGATCGGCCCGGGCACCGGTCTTGGCGTCGGCACCTTGCTGCCGTTGGGTGAAGGACGCTGGAAGGCCTTGCCGGGGGAGGGTGGGCATGTCGACCTGCCGCTGGGCAACCTGCGCGAAGCGACCCTCTGGCAGCAA comes from the Pseudomonas sp. TCU-HL1 genome and includes:
- a CDS encoding organic hydroperoxide resistance protein, producing the protein MSIETVLYRASAEATGGREGRAISSDGVLDVSLTTPRELGGAGGEGTNPEQLFAAGYSACFLGALKFVAARDKHKLPADTSIEGIVGIGAIPTGFGIEVELRIDIPGLDHEEARAIVDKAHIVCPYSNATRGNIDVTLTLV
- the edd gene encoding phosphogluconate dehydratase, with the protein product MHPRVLEVTERLVERSRATRERYLAMIHKAASDGPQRGKLQCANFAHGVAGCGGGDKQRLRLMDSANVAIVTAYNDMLSAHQPYEDYPEKIRQALRDIGSVGQVAGGVPAMCDGVTQGEPGMELGIASREVIAMSTAVALSHNMFDAALFLGICDKIVPGLMMGALRFGHLPSIFVPAGPMPSGLSNKEKADVRQRYAEGKASRDELLESEMKAYHSPGTCTFYGTANTNQMLMEVMGLHLPGASFVNPNTPLREALTVEAARQATRLTKQGGQFLPIGEIVDERVLINSIVALHATGGSTNHTLHMPAIAQAAGIQLTWQDMADLSEVVPTLAHVYPNGKADINHFHAAGGVAFLVRELLDAGLLHEDVNTVMGRGLRRYTQEPFLDDGKLVWREGPAASLDDSILRPVARPFSPEGGLRVMEGNLGRGVMKVSAVAPEHQVVEAPARVFHDQQALADAFTAGELDRDLVAVMRFQGPRSNGMPELHKMTPFLGVLQDRGFKVALVTDGRMSGASGKIPAAIHVCPEAFDGGPLARVRDGDLVRVDGTTGTLEVLVDAAEFASRELAPWDLEANVGTGRELFAFMRESFSTAEQGASAFTRNLERLK
- a CDS encoding glucokinase; translation: MKLALVGDIGGTNARFALWRDEKLESVRVLATADFAGPEQAISHYLAGLGLAGGSLGAVCLAVAGPVGGEHFRFTNNHWRLSRSAFCRTLQVDELLLINDFSAMALGMTRLREHEKLQVCPGVADPDSPAVVIGPGTGLGVGTLLPLGEGRWKALPGEGGHVDLPLGNLREATLWQQLHDQLGHVSAESVLSGNGLLQLYRAVCAVDGHAPRLASPAEVSAAALAGDPLAIDVLELFCSWLGRVAGNNVLTLGGRGGVYIVGGVVPRFAAFFQKSGFARAFASKGCMSGYFEGIPVWLVTAEYPGLEGAGVALQQELFRRMA